One Magnetococcus sp. PR-3 DNA window includes the following coding sequences:
- a CDS encoding HD-GYP domain-containing protein, producing MHRDKANQEISEQELMAQIQALGETPSSDISTQPLPSLHKRWNHLQEASSLVVKAKSAVSQAIQHIRQEGGVDILSMRQAVQGMVTSIIEDELSLLTLSTLTRKHDRIFSHSMNVAVYLMALYKRQGKSEQEIQDIGVIGLRHDIGYAKLPDEIANLNRPSNKQEALLRRSHVDLSVVIMQRHSTLKPELADVVAQHHEHLDGSGYPKALKAQQISWVGRASAIVDAYDSYNATHSKQVLQEPKAGLRFLLKLSETKYDRTIVESFIQCIGVYPVGTIVQLAGGSIGIVALINRDTLLHPVIRVVQDRGQAPLTSENLVNLADFQNQKNYTIVKELPHHALPHPAQSYLPI from the coding sequence ATGCATCGCGACAAAGCCAATCAAGAGATATCAGAACAGGAGCTCATGGCACAAATACAAGCGCTGGGTGAGACCCCGAGCTCGGATATCTCTACCCAGCCGCTCCCTTCCCTGCATAAACGTTGGAACCATCTGCAAGAAGCCAGTTCACTGGTCGTCAAAGCAAAAAGTGCGGTCTCCCAAGCCATACAGCACATCCGCCAAGAGGGAGGGGTGGATATTTTAAGTATGCGGCAAGCTGTACAGGGTATGGTGACCTCAATTATTGAAGATGAACTGAGTTTATTAACCCTTTCAACCTTAACCCGCAAACATGACCGTATCTTTAGTCACTCGATGAATGTTGCCGTCTATTTAATGGCCCTGTACAAGCGGCAGGGAAAAAGTGAACAAGAGATTCAAGATATTGGTGTTATTGGCCTGCGACATGATATTGGCTATGCCAAACTTCCGGATGAAATTGCCAATCTAAACAGACCAAGCAACAAACAGGAAGCTTTACTACGCCGCTCCCATGTAGACCTTTCTGTGGTGATCATGCAACGCCATAGCACATTAAAGCCAGAACTGGCAGATGTGGTGGCGCAACACCATGAACATTTGGATGGCAGCGGCTATCCAAAAGCCCTTAAAGCTCAGCAAATCAGCTGGGTTGGCCGAGCTTCAGCCATTGTGGATGCTTATGACAGCTACAACGCAACCCACAGCAAACAAGTACTTCAGGAACCCAAGGCCGGGTTGCGCTTTCTTTTAAAACTCAGTGAAACAAAATATGATCGCACCATTGTTGAGAGCTTTATTCAATGCATTGGTGTCTACCCTGTGGGTACCATTGTGCAGCTGGCAGGGGGCTCTATAGGCATCGTTGCACTCATCAATCGGGACACGCTACTCCACCCGGTCATTCGCGTTGTGCAAGACCGTGGTCAAGCACCGTTAACGTCTGAAAATCTCGTTAATTTGGCTGATTTCCAAAATCAGAAGAACTACACCATCGTTAAAGAGTTACCCCATCACGCCCTGCCTCACCCCGCACAGAGTTACCTGCCGATCTAA
- a CDS encoding ABC transporter substrate-binding protein: MERLLPLIIAGLFLLPATSALALDRVSLQLRWDHQFQFAGYYAAHWMGFYKDAGLDVDIRSAFQTSAPLLKPTKEVAEQRADFGVGAADILVAADQGSQLVVTASIFQQSPTAIFLRPGLKISHPKQLEGLNIRHFTGDIPHVELGALLRKYGANFSKLPPSLDRRDNLNSKMLFAGNIDAFPGYLFSVLWEAKQQGQAIEQLHPANFGIHFMGDSIFTSRKMLENDRDKVTRFVTASLKGWRYALDHPREIALRISQMSRTHPLTDREGFNLFLADQVRRLTHYPVIPLGQLNNERWAQMHQQLKDSGLVKGTFDPTLFLFDPQQEEIQRQQGLIYLISSGSLLLLAIILSVVFWNRTLRNRVELRTEQLSSSEARYRTLFETIEVGVAVYKPIQDGADFIFHDLNRHGEQVCQTSREALMGQRVTQVFPSIKEMGLFELFQQVHQDGKSRVLPTTLYDDKKITLWVENRVFALPNGEIIAVYADQTERRNQEQQLKLTLEELQQANDKLRAHQREVERLNTELENRINDEVEKNRQKDVLMMHQARLAAMGEMMGNIAHQWRQPISALGLMIHNLRDQHADNELTEEIMNDKCNQVMGLVKNMSRTIDDFRNFFKPDRVMEPFDLPDATAQAIELVRSAMNHHEICVELTDSEPLQVMGYTREFCQVVLVVLSNAKDAILDHAQRQEKGWIGLSIHTQDAWAELRIKDNGGGIEAAILEKIFDPYFTTKDDNRGTGIGLYMGRMIITEHMNGQIEARNGPQGAEFILRLPLA, from the coding sequence ATGGAACGGTTGCTTCCCTTAATTATTGCTGGACTCTTTCTCTTACCAGCCACCTCTGCTCTGGCTCTGGATCGTGTATCCCTGCAACTGCGCTGGGATCATCAATTTCAATTTGCAGGTTATTACGCCGCGCATTGGATGGGTTTTTACAAAGATGCAGGGTTGGATGTCGACATTCGATCTGCCTTTCAAACCAGCGCGCCTCTACTCAAACCCACCAAAGAGGTCGCTGAACAGCGTGCTGATTTTGGTGTGGGTGCTGCAGATATTCTGGTTGCCGCAGATCAGGGTTCACAGTTGGTGGTTACCGCCTCTATTTTTCAGCAAAGTCCAACCGCTATTTTTTTACGACCCGGCTTAAAGATATCCCACCCTAAACAGTTAGAAGGCCTAAATATACGTCACTTTACTGGTGATATTCCCCATGTTGAACTGGGTGCCTTATTGCGAAAATATGGGGCTAATTTCTCTAAACTGCCTCCCTCTTTAGACCGGCGTGACAACCTCAATAGTAAAATGCTTTTTGCAGGAAATATTGATGCCTTTCCTGGCTATCTTTTTTCTGTTCTGTGGGAAGCCAAGCAACAAGGTCAAGCTATTGAGCAGTTACACCCGGCCAATTTTGGCATTCATTTTATGGGAGACTCCATTTTTACCAGCAGAAAGATGCTGGAAAATGATCGAGATAAGGTAACCCGTTTTGTTACCGCATCTTTAAAAGGGTGGCGTTATGCACTGGATCATCCCCGGGAAATTGCCCTTCGTATTTCCCAAATGTCTCGCACCCATCCCCTGACAGACCGAGAAGGATTTAACCTGTTTCTGGCCGATCAAGTCAGAAGATTAACCCACTACCCGGTTATTCCTTTAGGGCAGCTCAATAACGAACGTTGGGCACAGATGCATCAACAATTAAAAGATAGTGGACTGGTCAAAGGAACATTTGATCCAACCCTCTTTTTATTCGACCCACAGCAAGAAGAGATTCAAAGACAGCAGGGCTTGATTTATCTCATCAGCAGTGGGTCCCTTTTGCTGCTTGCTATCATTCTAAGTGTCGTTTTTTGGAACCGGACTTTACGCAACCGAGTAGAGTTACGTACGGAGCAGTTAAGCAGTAGTGAAGCACGCTACCGTACCCTTTTTGAGACCATTGAGGTTGGTGTGGCTGTTTACAAACCGATCCAAGATGGTGCAGATTTTATTTTTCATGATTTAAATCGCCATGGCGAGCAGGTTTGTCAAACTTCTAGAGAAGCCTTAATGGGCCAACGTGTTACACAGGTTTTTCCATCCATTAAGGAGATGGGCCTGTTTGAGCTGTTTCAGCAGGTCCACCAAGATGGCAAATCGCGTGTACTACCGACCACGCTATATGATGATAAGAAGATCACCTTGTGGGTAGAAAACCGTGTATTCGCCCTTCCCAATGGTGAGATTATTGCGGTCTACGCAGACCAGACCGAACGACGCAACCAAGAGCAGCAACTGAAACTGACCCTTGAAGAGCTGCAACAGGCCAATGATAAACTGCGTGCGCACCAAAGAGAGGTTGAGCGCCTTAATACAGAGTTGGAAAACCGAATTAATGATGAGGTTGAGAAGAATCGCCAAAAAGATGTGCTCATGATGCACCAAGCCCGCTTGGCGGCCATGGGGGAAATGATGGGGAATATTGCCCACCAATGGCGCCAACCTATTTCAGCACTGGGCCTGATGATTCATAATTTACGTGATCAACATGCGGATAATGAACTCACCGAAGAGATTATGAATGACAAGTGCAATCAGGTGATGGGCCTGGTTAAAAATATGTCTCGCACCATTGATGATTTCCGCAACTTCTTTAAACCTGACAGGGTGATGGAGCCCTTTGATCTGCCCGATGCAACAGCCCAGGCTATTGAATTGGTACGCAGTGCTATGAACCACCATGAGATCTGTGTGGAATTGACCGACAGTGAGCCCCTACAGGTTATGGGCTATACCCGTGAATTTTGCCAAGTGGTGCTGGTGGTATTAAGTAACGCCAAAGATGCCATTTTAGATCATGCGCAACGGCAAGAAAAAGGTTGGATTGGCCTAAGCATTCATACACAAGATGCGTGGGCAGAGCTGCGTATTAAAGATAATGGGGGCGGCATTGAAGCGGCGATCTTAGAGAAGATCTTTGATCCATACTTCACCACCAAAGATGACAACCGCGGTACAGGTATTGGCCTATATATGGGCCGTATGATTATTACTGAACATATGAATGGTCAGATCGAAGCACGCAATGGCCCCCAGGGTGCTGAGTTTATCTTACGCCTACCCTTGGCTTGA
- a CDS encoding HypC/HybG/HupF family hydrogenase formation chaperone produces the protein MCLGIPMEVTSVDGFLAQCAAKGVTREVSLFMLQHETIEPGDHVMVHVGYAIQKMSEAEARSTWELLDETMAVLDGADPSRSGPSDA, from the coding sequence ATGTGTCTGGGCATTCCTATGGAAGTGACAAGTGTGGATGGTTTTTTGGCTCAATGTGCCGCAAAAGGCGTTACCCGTGAGGTAAGCCTGTTTATGCTGCAGCATGAGACCATCGAGCCAGGTGATCATGTGATGGTACATGTGGGATATGCCATTCAAAAGATGAGTGAGGCAGAAGCCCGATCCACTTGGGAACTGCTGGATGAAACCATGGCTGTTCTTGATGGTGCTGACCCCTCCCGATCAGGACCATCCGATGCATGA
- the hypA gene encoding hydrogenase maturation nickel metallochaperone HypA, whose amino-acid sequence MKPWLFLMVLTPPDQDHPMHELSLCYGLLDQVQRVAEQNQATLVTRITLQVGPLSGAEPDLIASAFTVASAGTVAEGAELITERAPVIVVCNECGERGEVPTNKLLCPACGGWQTRVESGDELIMSSLELEKDDAVDETAENEDKVKPDV is encoded by the coding sequence ATGAAACCATGGCTGTTCTTGATGGTGCTGACCCCTCCCGATCAGGACCATCCGATGCATGAGCTCTCCCTCTGTTATGGGCTTTTGGATCAAGTGCAACGGGTTGCTGAGCAAAATCAAGCCACTTTGGTTACCCGTATTACCCTACAGGTTGGCCCCTTAAGTGGGGCTGAGCCAGATTTGATCGCCTCGGCCTTTACGGTGGCTTCGGCCGGGACCGTGGCGGAAGGGGCTGAGCTTATTACAGAACGGGCACCTGTCATCGTTGTCTGTAACGAGTGCGGTGAGCGGGGGGAGGTCCCAACGAACAAGTTGTTGTGTCCTGCCTGCGGAGGGTGGCAAACGCGGGTTGAAAGTGGTGATGAACTGATTATGTCTTCTCTGGAGTTGGAGAAGGATGATGCCGTTGATGAAACGGCAGAAAACGAAGATAAGGTGAAACCAGATGTGTGA
- the hypB gene encoding hydrogenase nickel incorporation protein HypB, whose amino-acid sequence MCDTCGCNLTPGTTEADGHHSTETVAVMEGLMANNDRRAAHNRVHFDGHRVLAVNLMSSPGSGKTALLEATIAALKDEIRIAVVEGDLETENDAERIRAQGVPAVQIATGNACHLDAGMVHDALHELNLEELDLLFVENVGNLVCPAGFDLGHHHDVVLLSVTEGDDKPSKYPVMFRQAELMLLSKCDLLAVLDDFEPAKAEKNLRALANGAPIMEISARKNIGMDAWFNWLRQAMADHRVKVAALPEGGHHHHHHDGDEGHAHDDHHHHHHHHGASS is encoded by the coding sequence ATGTGTGATACCTGTGGATGTAATCTCACCCCCGGAACGACCGAGGCGGATGGTCACCACAGCACGGAAACCGTTGCTGTGATGGAAGGTTTGATGGCCAATAATGACCGTCGAGCTGCCCATAACCGAGTTCATTTTGATGGCCACCGGGTTTTGGCGGTTAATCTTATGTCTTCGCCCGGCTCTGGCAAAACAGCCTTGTTGGAAGCCACCATTGCCGCACTAAAAGATGAGATCCGCATTGCGGTGGTGGAAGGGGACCTTGAGACGGAAAATGATGCGGAGCGCATTCGAGCTCAAGGGGTTCCCGCTGTACAAATTGCCACAGGCAATGCTTGTCATCTGGATGCAGGGATGGTCCATGACGCACTGCATGAATTGAATTTGGAAGAGCTTGACCTGCTGTTTGTAGAGAATGTTGGTAATTTGGTCTGTCCGGCGGGATTTGACTTAGGGCACCATCATGACGTGGTGTTGCTGTCAGTGACCGAAGGTGACGACAAGCCCAGTAAATACCCAGTGATGTTTCGCCAGGCTGAGCTGATGCTCTTGAGCAAATGTGATCTCTTGGCTGTGCTGGATGATTTTGAGCCAGCCAAAGCAGAGAAAAATTTACGCGCTTTGGCCAATGGCGCTCCGATCATGGAAATTTCAGCCCGAAAAAATATCGGTATGGATGCTTGGTTTAATTGGTTGCGTCAGGCGATGGCTGATCATCGAGTAAAAGTGGCGGCACTGCCTGAAGGTGGACATCACCACCATCACCATGACGGGGATGAGGGGCATGCCCATGACGATCATCACCATCACCACCATCATCATGGTGCCTCATCATGA
- the hypD gene encoding hydrogenase formation protein HypD has protein sequence MSDAKVWLDKLKKLPQPEGKLAIMNVCGGHERSITMAGLRGILPDFVKLVPGPGCPVCICPEGDIHAAIRLGMEDKVLLCAFGDMLRVPINRGHAEVRSLEQAHANGADVRPVASPMEAVALAKQNPDREVVFFAAGFETTMAPVAAMIAEGPPKNLTVWLSGRLTWPAVAMLLDSGEPGFDCLVAPGHVSTVMGPEEWSFVWEKHGIPAAVAGFQPESLVAAFYSVMRQKAEGKPMLDNCYPEVVKAGGNPTAKGILEKVFEVVDSPWRGVGTIPASGYQIRAEFGAWDARQRFPHQDRDEGDSEMPPGCDCASVVLGKMEPVACRLYEAACTPRTPVGPCMVSDEGACRIWWSGGVRKSTNA, from the coding sequence ATGAGCGATGCCAAAGTATGGTTAGATAAGCTTAAAAAGCTTCCTCAACCCGAAGGCAAGCTCGCCATCATGAATGTCTGTGGTGGCCATGAACGTTCCATTACCATGGCAGGCCTACGGGGCATTTTACCTGACTTTGTTAAACTGGTTCCTGGGCCTGGATGCCCTGTCTGTATCTGTCCTGAAGGGGATATCCATGCGGCGATCCGCTTGGGGATGGAAGATAAGGTTCTACTTTGTGCCTTTGGTGACATGTTGCGGGTACCCATTAATCGAGGCCATGCAGAGGTCCGTTCTTTAGAGCAAGCTCATGCGAATGGTGCGGATGTTCGCCCGGTGGCTTCACCCATGGAAGCGGTGGCCTTGGCCAAGCAGAACCCTGACCGAGAGGTGGTGTTCTTTGCAGCAGGCTTTGAGACTACCATGGCGCCGGTTGCGGCCATGATTGCAGAGGGGCCCCCCAAGAACCTAACCGTGTGGCTGTCAGGGCGGTTGACGTGGCCAGCCGTGGCGATGCTGCTGGATAGTGGGGAGCCTGGTTTTGACTGTTTGGTGGCTCCGGGCCATGTCTCTACAGTTATGGGGCCCGAAGAGTGGTCATTTGTTTGGGAAAAACATGGTATTCCTGCTGCGGTTGCTGGTTTTCAGCCAGAATCCCTGGTTGCAGCTTTCTATTCGGTCATGCGTCAGAAGGCTGAAGGCAAGCCGATGTTGGATAACTGCTACCCAGAAGTGGTGAAAGCAGGGGGAAATCCCACAGCAAAAGGGATTTTGGAAAAAGTGTTTGAAGTGGTGGATTCACCTTGGCGCGGTGTGGGTACCATTCCCGCTTCTGGTTATCAGATCCGAGCTGAGTTTGGGGCATGGGATGCACGTCAGCGTTTTCCCCATCAGGATCGGGATGAAGGGGATTCAGAAATGCCCCCAGGCTGTGACTGTGCCAGTGTTGTTTTGGGTAAAATGGAACCTGTTGCTTGCCGTCTTTATGAAGCTGCTTGTACCCCAAGAACCCCCGTTGGTCCATGCATGGTATCGGATGAAGGCGCTTGCCGCATCTGGTGGAGCGGTGGTGTTAGAAAATCCACAAACGCGTAA
- the hypE gene encoding hydrogenase expression/formation protein HypE: MEHTHILLAHGNGGRFMHELISEIFAGGLGDVGPNTQLDAAPVTLPFDGQLLTTTDGFTVQPLEFPGGDIGSLAVHGTVNDLSVAGADPVSLTLNAFIEEGTEVALLRRLVASMADAARDAGVRIVAGDTKILRRGEGGGVYFATAGIGVRPHHVELSMAHIQAGDKLLVSGPVGDHGTAVMLAREDFGLRGDLRSDAASVLPITQALRGMSGVRFMRDPTRGGIATVSHELAQSTGLKVRLLEAALPVREPVKAVCEILGYDPYYLACEGRVVAVVSAEEAEQALMAMHGAGATEAAIVGSVETGQAQAIVETELGGERMLLELEDDPLPRIC, translated from the coding sequence ATGGAACACACGCATATTCTGTTGGCGCACGGTAATGGTGGGCGTTTTATGCATGAGTTGATCAGTGAGATCTTTGCGGGTGGGTTAGGGGATGTCGGTCCTAACACCCAGTTGGATGCCGCACCTGTCACTTTACCCTTTGATGGACAACTGCTTACCACAACCGATGGTTTTACCGTGCAGCCTTTGGAATTCCCTGGTGGGGATATCGGTTCTCTCGCGGTGCACGGTACGGTCAATGATCTGTCTGTGGCTGGGGCAGATCCTGTCTCTTTAACCTTGAACGCCTTTATTGAAGAGGGAACAGAGGTCGCTTTATTGAGGCGTCTTGTTGCTTCAATGGCGGATGCTGCACGGGATGCAGGGGTGCGCATTGTTGCCGGAGATACCAAGATTTTACGACGGGGTGAAGGGGGCGGGGTCTATTTTGCCACGGCAGGTATTGGTGTACGCCCTCATCATGTCGAACTGTCCATGGCGCATATTCAAGCGGGTGACAAGCTGTTGGTAAGTGGGCCTGTAGGGGACCATGGTACTGCGGTCATGTTGGCGCGAGAGGATTTTGGCTTACGCGGTGATCTGCGGTCCGATGCTGCATCGGTACTCCCCATTACCCAGGCTTTGCGGGGTATGTCCGGGGTTCGTTTTATGCGGGACCCTACACGGGGTGGCATTGCAACCGTCTCCCATGAACTGGCGCAATCCACAGGTTTGAAAGTTCGTCTTTTGGAGGCTGCGCTACCGGTACGAGAGCCAGTTAAAGCTGTCTGTGAAATTTTGGGGTATGATCCCTATTATTTGGCGTGTGAGGGGCGTGTCGTGGCTGTGGTCTCTGCTGAAGAGGCTGAGCAGGCACTCATGGCCATGCACGGGGCAGGTGCGACAGAGGCGGCGATTGTGGGTAGCGTTGAAACCGGTCAGGCTCAGGCGATTGTAGAAACAGAGCTTGGTGGCGAGCGTATGTTGTTGGAGCTGGAAGATGATCCCCTGCCCAGGATCTGTTAG
- a CDS encoding HD domain-containing phosphohydrolase translates to MRGISHLLSWANPSAYLRAARLRAFMEGMVEELQIKGGWQLNLAATLSQIGCVALPKEEIAQFNSGRGVSVKYLNLFRKHPEIGAQTLASVPRMGTVSRIVKHQNDPLPESESYPEALEKRGIYLLGRQVLKLLLDFDHKLLGEKSTRALKSMAKDEQYDTLLVEALERVISKMEWISCALEPKKMMPGMVLEESVALPNKTGVLRKGTVLDQHTVGRIMVAFDDPMDFSLLRVKVPFKVDADGNLPISPVLFQAASCELEDKPKREVPKILVDPLIKKLFAAVKDDDPIAQESCDKLLECLANTEAESIIQQIHAQVHAYDFPSAVGLVHELAETVEISLE, encoded by the coding sequence ATGCGCGGCATTTCTCACCTGCTCTCTTGGGCCAACCCGTCTGCCTACTTACGTGCCGCACGCTTGCGCGCCTTTATGGAAGGCATGGTTGAAGAGTTACAGATCAAAGGGGGGTGGCAGCTCAACCTAGCGGCAACACTTTCGCAAATTGGTTGTGTGGCCCTGCCCAAAGAGGAAATTGCCCAATTTAACAGTGGTCGGGGCGTCTCTGTTAAATATCTTAATCTGTTCCGTAAACACCCAGAGATCGGTGCCCAAACACTGGCCAGCGTACCACGTATGGGTACGGTATCCCGTATCGTCAAACACCAAAACGACCCCTTACCTGAATCGGAGAGCTACCCTGAAGCTTTGGAGAAACGGGGTATTTACCTGCTGGGACGTCAGGTACTGAAACTACTGCTGGATTTTGACCATAAACTGCTCGGGGAAAAGTCCACCCGCGCTTTAAAGTCCATGGCCAAAGATGAGCAGTACGACACCCTTTTGGTTGAAGCTTTAGAGCGGGTCATTAGCAAAATGGAGTGGATTTCCTGCGCTTTGGAACCCAAGAAGATGATGCCTGGCATGGTGCTGGAAGAGAGTGTCGCCTTACCCAATAAAACAGGCGTACTCAGAAAAGGGACGGTGCTGGATCAGCACACGGTTGGACGCATAATGGTGGCCTTTGATGACCCAATGGACTTCAGCTTATTACGGGTCAAGGTTCCTTTTAAGGTAGATGCTGATGGTAACTTACCGATTTCACCCGTACTTTTTCAAGCTGCAAGCTGTGAGCTTGAGGACAAACCAAAACGAGAAGTGCCCAAGATCTTAGTTGACCCCTTGATCAAAAAGCTCTTTGCTGCGGTCAAAGATGATGACCCAATCGCTCAAGAGAGTTGCGATAAGCTGCTGGAGTGCCTGGCCAACACTGAGGCAGAATCCATTATTCAACAGATTCATGCTCAGGTTCATGCCTACGACTTTCCTTCCGCCGTTGGGCTGGTTCATGAACTTGCTGAAACTGTTGAGATCTCACTGGAATAA
- a CDS encoding HyaD/HybD family hydrogenase maturation endopeptidase yields MTAEQTLILGIGNTIQKDEGVGVLAVRALESLLSDCPYLSFIDGGTIGFALSPQVEAAKRLVVLDASKFRAQPGTVKVWHNEGIDELFRIRKGSVHELGLLDLLDMARLAGSLPQDRALVAVEPHTIEMGEGLTPAVEAAMPQILREVCQLLDQWHGEGHLTKLDAAA; encoded by the coding sequence ATGACTGCAGAGCAAACGCTTATTCTGGGGATTGGTAATACCATCCAGAAGGATGAAGGGGTCGGTGTGCTGGCCGTTCGGGCGTTGGAATCCCTTTTATCCGACTGCCCTTATCTCTCTTTTATCGATGGAGGCACCATCGGCTTTGCGCTCTCTCCGCAAGTTGAAGCGGCTAAGCGGCTTGTGGTGCTGGATGCCAGTAAATTTCGTGCCCAGCCAGGGACGGTCAAAGTTTGGCACAATGAGGGTATTGATGAACTGTTCCGTATCCGTAAAGGAAGCGTGCACGAACTGGGTTTGCTGGACCTGTTGGATATGGCCCGTTTAGCCGGCAGCTTGCCCCAAGATCGGGCGTTGGTCGCGGTAGAACCGCATACTATTGAAATGGGCGAAGGGTTGACCCCTGCGGTTGAGGCGGCCATGCCGCAAATTCTGCGGGAGGTGTGTCAACTGTTGGATCAATGGCATGGCGAAGGTCACCTAACCAAGCTGGACGCTGCGGCATGA
- a CDS encoding hydrogenase expression/formation C-terminal domain-containing protein: MNWQQESPLTSDLQLAAPIKGVLRLMADGLKRLAEEGVPSVIDLEREPLDGCMTKQLLLLLGKGEVSARLDATGESLIEETSIAGVWLVTHHSADGKGGARLLEVTRIPEIMLTPQEDLSSGLLTVEAYLNKE, encoded by the coding sequence ATGAACTGGCAACAGGAGTCTCCGTTAACCTCGGATCTTCAGCTCGCGGCCCCGATTAAAGGTGTGCTGCGCCTGATGGCCGATGGTTTAAAGCGTTTGGCCGAGGAGGGGGTGCCCAGTGTCATTGATCTGGAGCGTGAGCCCCTGGATGGCTGTATGACCAAGCAACTGCTGCTGTTGCTGGGTAAGGGTGAGGTTTCTGCCCGGCTTGATGCCACAGGTGAGAGTTTAATTGAAGAGACTTCCATAGCGGGGGTCTGGTTGGTTACCCACCATAGTGCCGATGGTAAAGGGGGCGCTAGGCTATTGGAAGTAACCCGTATACCTGAAATTATGTTGACCCCACAGGAAGATCTATCCAGTGGGCTTTTAACTGTTGAGGCTTATCTGAACAAGGAATAA
- a CDS encoding hydrogenase small subunit, whose product MSDLNSQTLGEALRLRGVSRRSFMKFCAATASMLSLPPSAAQAMAEKMEKVKRPSVIWLSFQECTGCTEALTRSHSPSLEGLILDTISLDYHHTLQAASGDAAEQAREHAMQANDGQFILIVDGSIPMKNPNYSTIAGIDNLTMLKETAKHAAAIVSVGSCAAFGGLPQANPNPTGAVAVDQIITDKPVINVPGCPPIPVVITGILAHYLTLGELPELDELKRPKAFYGDTVHDRCYRRTFYDQGLFADSFDDEGAQKGWCLFKLGCKGPTTYNACATIKWNQGVSFPIQSGHGCIGCSEPNFWDARSFYEPLSTAGSPNFKGVAVTAAAAGVAAGVASGLHGKSKASTAKQNHAPLTLEELEEGK is encoded by the coding sequence ATGTCTGACCTAAACTCGCAAACTCTGGGCGAAGCGCTACGCCTTCGTGGTGTTAGTCGCCGAAGCTTTATGAAATTTTGTGCAGCCACAGCATCCATGCTCTCTCTGCCCCCTTCGGCAGCTCAGGCCATGGCAGAAAAAATGGAGAAGGTAAAACGACCTTCTGTCATCTGGCTCTCTTTTCAAGAGTGCACTGGCTGTACCGAGGCTTTAACCCGTTCTCACTCTCCATCCTTGGAGGGGTTGATTCTTGATACCATCTCTTTGGACTATCACCACACCTTGCAGGCGGCGTCAGGTGATGCAGCTGAGCAAGCACGTGAGCACGCCATGCAGGCCAATGATGGTCAGTTTATTCTGATTGTCGATGGCTCTATTCCCATGAAGAATCCTAACTATTCGACCATTGCTGGCATTGATAATCTGACCATGCTCAAAGAGACCGCCAAGCATGCTGCAGCCATTGTTTCAGTGGGTAGCTGTGCGGCATTTGGTGGTTTGCCCCAGGCCAACCCAAACCCCACAGGGGCTGTTGCGGTTGACCAGATTATTACCGATAAGCCGGTCATTAATGTACCGGGCTGTCCACCCATTCCGGTGGTGATTACCGGTATTCTGGCCCACTACCTAACCTTAGGTGAACTGCCTGAGCTTGATGAGCTTAAGCGCCCTAAAGCTTTCTATGGTGATACGGTTCATGACCGTTGCTATCGCCGGACTTTTTATGACCAAGGGCTGTTTGCAGACTCCTTTGATGATGAAGGGGCACAAAAAGGGTGGTGCTTGTTCAAGCTTGGCTGTAAAGGGCCTACCACCTATAACGCGTGTGCCACCATTAAGTGGAACCAGGGGGTGAGTTTTCCAATCCAGTCTGGCCATGGTTGTATTGGCTGTTCAGAACCAAACTTCTGGGATGCCCGTAGCTTCTATGAGCCTCTCTCCACAGCGGGAAGCCCGAACTTCAAAGGGGTGGCGGTTACCGCTGCTGCTGCTGGTGTGGCCGCAGGTGTTGCCTCAGGTCTGCATGGTAAATCCAAAGCATCAACCGCTAAGCAGAACCATGCTCCGTTGACACTGGAAGAACTGGAGGAAGGCAAATGA